A stretch of Anas acuta chromosome 3, bAnaAcu1.1, whole genome shotgun sequence DNA encodes these proteins:
- the SFT2D1 gene encoding vesicle transport protein SFT2A translates to MEKLRRVLSGQDDEEQGLTAQVLDASTLSFSTRVKWFAICFIAGVVCSILGTGLLWLPKGIKLFAVFYTLGNISALASTCFLMGPLKQLKTMFEPKRLVATIVMLLCLLLTLCAVFWWNKKGLALLFCILQFLAMTWYSLSYIPFARDAVIKCFTSCLA, encoded by the exons GACGAGGAGCAGGGGCTGACGGCGCAG GTTCTTGATGCCTCAACGCTCAGCTTTAGTACACGAGTCAAGTGGTTTGCCATCTGTTTTATTGCTGGTGTTGTGTGTTCTATTCTC GGAACAGGATTGCTATGGCTCCCAAAGGGAATCAagctttttgcagtgttttataccctgggaaatatttctgcattggCCAG TACGTGTTTTCTGATGGGGCCACTGAAGCAACTGAAGACTATGTTTGAGCCAAAAAGATTAGTAGCTACAATTGTaatgctg CTTTGCCTATTACTGACTCTGTGCGCTGTATTCTGG TGGAACAAAAAAGGTTTGGCATTGTTATTCTGCATATTGCAGTTCTTGGCAATGACCTG gtatAGTCTGTCATATATTCCTTTTGCAAG ggatGCTGTGATTAAATGCTTCACGTCCTGTCTAGCATAA
- the PRR18 gene encoding proline-rich protein 18 encodes MGLQPRRAAGPCPRAGRAAALTGAAWARGEEPEAAPGRAASLPPARPGPAAAAASSPAAARAQPKKPAAAPSARKAAARPAEEKKARGAPPERRPAAERERGARLQPQLQPQPRPGAAGAGGRPCEKSPGGAAALRLSLSLPPEAVRVLQRRGLERQRGQPGAAAPGGRGAAGAARRGARAGGGGGGGGGELRALLKISLLNERHRYDDEEYEEDDEGAAALDEGLVRKCTEWLRGVESAAGRDRGDRLDSLPHLGAL; translated from the coding sequence ATGGGGCTGCAGCCGCGGCgcgcagcggggccgtgcccgcGGGCGGGGCGGGCCGCGGCTCTCACCGGGGCCGCCTGGGCCCGCGGGGAGGAGCCGGAGGCAGCGCCCGGCCGCGCCGCGTCCCTgccgcccgcccggcccggccccgccgccgccgccgcctcctccccggCGGCCGCGAGGGCGCAGCCCAAGAAGCCGGCGGCGGCCCCCAGCGCCAGGAAGGCGGCGGCGAGGCCGGCGGAGGAGAAGAAGGCGCGGGGGGCGCccccggagcggcggccggcggcggaGCGGGAGCGGGGGGCgcggctccagccccagctccagccccagccgcggccgggggcggcgggtgCCGGCGGGCGGCCCTGCGAGAAGAgccccggcggggcggcggcgctgcGGCTGTCGCTGAGCCTGCCCCCCGAGGCCGTGCGGGTGCTGCAGCGCCGCGGGCTGGAGCGGCAGCGGGGGCAGCCCGGAGCCGCCGCCCCCGGcggccggggggcagcgggcgcggcgcggcgcggggcgcgggcggggggtggcggcggcggcggcggcggggagctgcgGGCCCTGCTGAAGATCTCCCTGCTGAACGAGCGGCACCGCTACGACGACGAGGAGTACGAGGAGGACGACGagggggcggcggcgctggACGAGGGGCTGGTGCGCAAATGCACCGAGTGGCTGCGCGGCGTGGAGAGCGCGGCCGGCCGCGACCGCGGGGACCGGCTGGACAGCCTGCCGCACCTCGGCGCCCTCTGA